GCCTTAGTAAAATGCCGAGTAAGTTGCAGTAAAAAAGCAAGAGCATCGGGGTTGGCGGGTAAGGTATGGTGCATACCCCAAAAGACTATCGCTGGATTTCAACAAGGCCGCCGCTGCGGCCTGATGGAGATATCGCTGATAAAAAAAGAATAAAAAATCATTTTGACATATAACGAACGAGGCATACATGGACCTAACCACCAAGAAATACCAAAGCATTTCCTACATCTCCGGGCCGCTGCTGTTCGTGGATAACGCCAAGGGGCTTTCCTACGGCGCCATTGTGGAGATAGAACTCCCCGACGGCAGCAAGAAGGGCGGGCAGACCATCGAGGTCTCCGAGAAATACGCCGTGATCCAGGTGTTTGAGGAAACCCGAGGGCTGGACCTGGCCAAGAGCTCGGTCAGCTTAAAGGAGGACGTGGCTCGCATCCCGGTGTCGCGCGACATGATCGGCCGCCGTTTCAACGGCCTGGGCGAGCCGATCGACGGCCTGCCGCCCATCATCCCCGAGAAACGGCTGGAGATCATCGGACAGCCTATGAACCCCACCTCCCGGGCCAAGCCCGAGGAGTTCATCCAGACCGGCATCTCCACCATCGACGGGTTTGCCACCCTGGTGCGGGGGCAGAAACTGCCCATCTTCTCCGGGGCCGGACTGCCGGCCAACGAGATCGCCGCCCAGATCGTCAAACAGGCCCGGGTGCTGGGCGAGAAGGAGGAGTTCGCGGTGGTCTTCGCCGCCATGGGCATTACCTCGCGCGAAGCCACTTTTTTCATCACCGAGTTCGAGAAATCCGGCGCCCTGTCCAAGACCGTGGTCTTCATGAACAAGGCCGACGATCCCACCATCGAGCGAATCCTGACCCCGCGCTGCGCCCTGACCTGCGCCGAGCACCTGGCCTACGATCATGGCATGCAGGTGCTGGTGATCCTGACCGACATGACCAACTACTGCGAGGCCCTGCGCGAAGTGGGCACCGCCAGGGAGGAGATCCCCGGACGGCGCGGCTACCCCGGCTACATGTACACCGACCTGGCCCAGATATATGAAAGGGCTGGGCGCATCCACGGCCGCAAGGGCTCCATCACCCAGATCCCGATCCTGACCATGCCGGACGACGACATCACCCACCCCATAGCCGATCTGACCGGATACATCACCGAGGGCCAGTTGGTGTTGTCCCGGCAGCTGCACCGCATCGGTTGCTATCCGCCGATAGACCCGCTGCCCTCGCTGTCCCGGCTGATGAACAACGGCATCGGGGGCAAGGACCACCGGGAATGGTCCAACCAGCTTTATTCGGCCTATGCCACCGGGCGCGACCTGCGCA
Above is a genomic segment from candidate division TA06 bacterium containing:
- a CDS encoding V-type ATP synthase subunit B; protein product: MDLTTKKYQSISYISGPLLFVDNAKGLSYGAIVEIELPDGSKKGGQTIEVSEKYAVIQVFEETRGLDLAKSSVSLKEDVARIPVSRDMIGRRFNGLGEPIDGLPPIIPEKRLEIIGQPMNPTSRAKPEEFIQTGISTIDGFATLVRGQKLPIFSGAGLPANEIAAQIVKQARVLGEKEEFAVVFAAMGITSREATFFITEFEKSGALSKTVVFMNKADDPTIERILTPRCALTCAEHLAYDHGMQVLVILTDMTNYCEALREVGTAREEIPGRRGYPGYMYTDLAQIYERAGRIHGRKGSITQIPILTMPDDDITHPIADLTGYITEGQLVLSRQLHRIGCYPPIDPLPSLSRLMNNGIGGKDHREWSNQLYSAYATGRDLRKLVAIIGEEALTEVDRKYLKFAELFEKEMINQGQADRSIEETMNIGWKLLSILPVKELKRISKDHISKYYHGELMEQMHGKTGI